In Rutidosis leptorrhynchoides isolate AG116_Rl617_1_P2 chromosome 2, CSIRO_AGI_Rlap_v1, whole genome shotgun sequence, one genomic interval encodes:
- the LOC139894421 gene encoding G-type lectin S-receptor-like serine/threonine-protein kinase LECRK2, with protein sequence MALVLLIFLRLFFLLVSRGSLVSESVFSNISLNSSLNPHTNPSWLSPLGLFAFGFYQQDDGFAVGIWLTTKPNITVVWTANRDDPPLSSNTSIKLDGDGLLLHYANGEAIYVIEPYYYYLVTSASMLDSGNFVLYNHSGVVWESFDYPCDTILGGQKLDSGNWLVSSVSASNHSSGRFILSMQDDGNLVAYPENSSRSSDDSYWSTGTYSTNYRSLYLNRSGSLYLSGFDETRKVLNPPSTSQLRNNETVVYRATLNEYGNFELYSHIFTTPDIKSTEMRTEWAALKDECKAKGFCGANSYCSTTSNNTECHCFPGFIFYNNTGYGKFFGCYKNFTDEEACSRTGLNYYYFNITAVENIKLQALYPYSVMNLSKTGCSQSCMDDCHCWASLYVDNSCKKLKDSINYAYFDETVLSTVFIKIKVELTTSTNKTLNEVRDRKKLVSILAIAFGFLAFMCTVIAFSSFFYYKANAGRYQSLSENVDFGFISDHFTLRSFSFDELQKATDGFKELIGRNSMGEVYKGFISEGKKAVAVKRLERVFEGGAFQSEITAIAQTHHRNLVRLLGFCIHGATKLLVYEFMSNGSLADLFNFETEIQIGWNDRARVALDVARGILYLQEECEVRIIHCNIKPHNILFDESWTAKISDFGLSKLLRQNQSGTLTSVRGTRGYLAPEWFKNTLITTKVDIYSFGVVLLEIICFTSESDMAIDIWSDEKKPLFTWVYNCLVDNELHRLIGDEEVDIHMMEKMVKVGLLCVQDDPNARPAIKDVILMLEGTFGIPIPPSPTPLVVLQL encoded by the coding sequence ATGGCCTTGGTGTTACTTATCTTCTTAAGGCTATTCTTCCTTTTAGTTTCCAGAGGATCTCTGGTTAGCGAGTCCGTTTTTTCTAATATCAGCTTAAATTCTTCATTGAACCCGCACACAAACCCTTCATGGCTCTCACCTTTAGGACTTTTTGCATTTGGTTTCTACCAGCAAGATGATGGTTTTGCAGTTGGGATATGGCTGACAACCAAACCGAATATCACAGTTGTTTGGACCGCAAATCGTGATGACCCGCCTCTATCCTCAAACACTAGTATCAAACTCGACGGAGATGGTCTGTTGCTTCACTACGCTAATGGTGAGGCAATATATGTCATAGAACCCTATTATTATTATCTGGTAACCTCAGCTTCTATGTTAGATTCTGGTAATTTTGTACTATATAATCACTCTGGTGTTGTTTGGGAAAGCTTTGATTACCCATGTGATACGATATTAGGAGGGCAAAAACTTGATTCAGGTAATTGGTTGGTCTCTAGTGTATCGGCTTCAAATCACTCGAGCGGACGTTTTATACTGTCCATGCAGGATGATGGAAACCTTGTGGCTTACCCTGAAAACAGTTCCAGGTCGAGTGATGACTCATACTGGTCAACTGGAACGTATTCAACCAATTATCGGTCATTGTATCTTAACCGTAGTGGCTCTCTTTACTTGTCTGGGTTTGATGAGACTCGAAAGGTATTAAACCCACcatcaacctcacaattgagaaacaACGAAACGGTAGTCTACCGTGCCACTCTTAATGAATACGGTAACTTTGAATTGTATTCCCACATTTTCACAACTCCCGACATCAAATCAACTGAAATGAGAACTGAATGGGCAGCATTAAAGGACGAATGTAAGGCCAAAGGCTTTTGTGGGGCTAACAGCTACTGTTCTACAACTTCTAACAATACCGAGTGTCATTGCTTTCCTGGTTTTATATTTTACAACAATACGGGATATGGGAAGTTCTTTGGTTGTTACAAGAATTTCACCGATGAAGAAGCCTGCAGTCGAACaggactaaattattattattttaatattactgCAGTAGAGAATATAAAGCTTCAAGCATTATATCCTTACTCTGTGATGAATCTTAGCAAGACTGGTTGTAGTCAATCTTGCATGGATGATTGTCACTGCTGGGCAAGTCTCTATGTGGATAATAGCTGCAAAAAGCTTAAGGATTCAATCAATTATGCGTATTTTGATGAAACCGTCTTATCAACAGTGTTCATTAAAATCAAAGTTGAGCTAACAACATCAACGAACAAAACATTAAATGAAGTTCGTGACAGGAAAAAACTCGTCTCTATTCTAGCCATAGCATTTGGTTTCCTTGCTTTTATGTGCACTGTGATTGCGTTCTCTAGTTTCTTCTACTACAAAGCGAATGCTGGTAGGTACCAAAGTTTATCAGAAAATGTTGATTTTGGGTTTATTAGTGATCATTTTACCCTGCGTTCGTTCTCGTTCGACGAGCTTCAGAAAGCGACCGATGGTTTTAAGGAACTGATAGGAAGAAACTCGATGGGGGAAGTCTACAAAGGGTTTATTTCTGAGGGAAAAAAGGCTGTTGCTGTCAAGAGACTGGAAAGGGTGTTCGAAGGAGGAGCGTTTCAATCAGAAATCACTGCTATCGCACAAACTCATCACCGAAACTTAGTGCGATTACTTGGTTTCTGTATACATGGAGCTACAAAGCTACTTGTTTACGAGTTTATGAGCAACGGTTCACTTGCGGATCTATTCAACTTTGAAACAGAAATTCAAATTGGGTGGAACGATCGTGCCAGAGTGGCGCTGGATGTGGCGAGAGGAATATTGTATCTTCAAGAAGAGTGTGAGGTTCGTATAATCCACTGCAATATAAAGCCACATAATATACTTTTTGACGAGTCTTGGACCGCTAAGATTTCTGATTTTGGTCTATCAAAGCTGTTGAGGCAAAATCAGAGTGGGACCCTAACTAGTGTTAGGGGAACAAGAGGGTACCTGGCACCTGAGTGGTTTAAAAATACCTTAATAACTACAAAGGTGGATATTTACAGCTTTGGGGTTGTACTGTTGGAGATTATATGTTTCACAAGTGAAAGTGATATGGCAATAGATATTTGGTCTGACGAAAAGAAACCGCTTTTTACGTGGGTTTACAATTGTCTTGTAGACAACGAGTTACATAGGCTGATTGGAGATGAAGAAGTTGATATCCACATGATGGAAAAAATGGTGAAAGTTGGTCTTCTTTGCGTTCAAGACGATCCTAATGCAAGACCTGCAATCAAAGATGTTATCCTGATGTTAGAAGGAACATTTGGTATACCAATACCCCCCTCACCAACTCCTCTTGTGGTTCTTCAATTATAA
- the LOC139894420 gene encoding G-type lectin S-receptor-like serine/threonine-protein kinase LECRK4 isoform X1: MMVNSILFVFVFLLCVPTMVVGGPDQLIRPGSSLVAGAQPPSAWSSESNLYSFGFYPHGDGYVVAIWLASFTEDQQNENNNNNIIVVWTLDRDSSPLSPNTRLELTHKGELVVLSEKSDVDKSITIAQNISYGVMNNSGNFVLYSSSKDVHVVWQSFDSPTDTMLQGQRLFGGSELVSSVSKTNYSTGRFHIKMQTDGNLVMYPMNTSDSPVDAYWNTATYVSGVGIVSEYYLYLNDAGLYLIDGSNSRIIMPLYTYDGDDDSTFPVVYRATLDADGIFRLYKHVNSSSPASVVYERPEAPCDVKNYCGNSRYCRMNNSSSSSTQQPDCVCLPGLDFVDLNLGCQRNFTYTCLSGMDYMKYYNIVTIENLSWVDDNYYIKFISNNIDECSNSCLEDCTCDAALLKGGYCSKYSYPLRYVKTLADNDDVNASFFKTGTVTFFGQVNETINNASLSEVPQLVIKVVTTSKKTWVLIIVISVGFTIYSCISLSVSGFFIIKFRLLKYKRLLESRSLGLAEDLILRSYTYNELKRATNGFKQELGRGSFGTVYKGYIYKGKKTIAVKRLEKVVDEGEREFRAEMQVIGKTHHKSLVRLLGYCAEGKTERLLVYEYMSNGTLAERLFKSERLPEWCERVQIALDVARGILYLHEECETPIIHCDIKPHNILMDDFWTAKISDFGLAKLLMPDQTKTFTMVRGTRGYLAPEWQKNTPISLKVDIFSYGIVLLEIICCRKNLEVQVANTEEIVLSSWVYKCYERGQLDLLLVNNEQVEKQALERFVKVGLWCIQDEPAHRPSIKSVLLMLEGITDIAAPPCPLST; this comes from the exons ATGATGGTGAACTCGATACTGTTTGTGTTCGTATTTCTCCTGTGTGTCCCGACTATGGTTGTGGGGGGACCGGATCAGTTGATTAGACCCGGGTCTTCACTTGTTGCTGGTGCACAACCTCCAAGTGCATGGTCCTCCGAGTCTAATCTATATTCGTTTGGGTTTTACCCACACGGTGATGGCTATGTGGTTGCAATCTGGTTAGCTAGTTTTACAGAGGACCAACAAAatgagaacaacaacaacaacattattgtTGTTTGGACTTTGGATCGTGATTCTTCCCCCTTGTCTCCAAATACCAGGTTGGAACTTACTCATAAAGGGGAATTGGTTGTATTATCTGAGAAGAGCGACGTTGACAAGTCAATAACCATTGCACAAAATATTTCTTATGGCGTAATGAATAACAGTGGAAATTTTGTACTGTACAGCAGCAGTAAAGATGTGCATGTAGTGTGGCAGAGTTTTGACTCTCCTACAGATACCATGTTACAAGGGCAGCGCCTATTTGGTGGTAGTGAACTGGTTTCTAGTGTCTCTAAAACCAATTACTCTACTGGACGTTTTCATATTAAGATGCAGACAGATGGTAATCTTGTAATGTATCCAATGAACACATCAGATAGCCCCGTAGATGCTTACTGGAATACCGCTACATATGTTAGTGGGGTGGGAATAGTATCAGAGTACTACCTGTACCTAAATGATGCCGGTTTGTATCTTATCGATGGAAGTAACTCAAGAATTATCATGCCTCTATATActtatgatggtgatgatgattccACTTTTCCTGTTGTATATCGTGCCACACTTGATGCTGATGGAATCTTTCGGCTATACAAGCATGTAAACTCCTCTTCCCCTGCTTCCGTGGTATATGAAAGGCCAGAAGCTCCTTGtgatgtgaagaattattgtggaAATAGTAGATATTGCAGAatgaataatagtagtagtagtagtacgcAGCAGCCTGATTGTGTTTGCTTACCCGGTTTGGATTTTGTAGATCTTAATTTAGGATGTCAGAGGAATTTCACGTATACGTGTTTAAGCGGGATGGATTATATGAAATACTACAACATTGTTACCATTGAGAATTTATCTTGGGTAGACGATAATTATTATATTAAGTTCATCTCTAACAACATAGACGAATGCAGCAATTCGTGTTTGGAGGATTGCACTTGTGATGCAGCTCTTCTTAAGGGCGGTTACTGTTCAAAATACAGTTACCCACTGCGCTATGTAAAAACATTAGCTGATAATGATGATGTAAATGCGAGTTTCTTTAAGACGGGGACTGTAACCTTTTTTGGTCAAGTCAACGAAACTATTAATAATGCTAGTCTGTCAGAGGTGCCACAGTTGGTTATCAAGGTGGTGACGACAAGTAAAAAGACGTGGGTTCTGATTATTGTTATATCCGTTGGGTTTACAATCTATTCATGCATCTCTTTAAGTGTTTCGGGTTTTTTCATAATCAAATTTCGTCTTCTCAAATACAAGAGGTTGTTGGAAAGTAGATCGTTGGGATTAGCCGAGGACCTCATCTTAAGGTCATATACTTATAACGAGTTAAAAAGGGCAACTAACGGGTTCAAACAAGAGTTAGGAAGAGGCTCATTCGGGACGGTCTATAAAGGGTATATTTACAAGGGGAAGAAGACAATAGCAGTGAAGAGACTCGAGAAGGTGGTGGATGAAGGTGAGCGAGAATTTCGAGCTGAAATGCAAGTAATTGGGAAAACACATCATAAAAGTCTAGTCAGACTGCTCGGTTATTGTGCAGAAGGTAAAACTGAGAGACTACTCGTTTACGAATACATGAGCAATGGGACCCTCGCTGAACGCCTGTTTAAATCAGAAAGGCTTCCAGAGTGGTGTGAGAGAGTGCAAATCGCATTAGATGTTGCAAGAGGAATTCTTTACCTGCATGAAGAGTGTGAAACGCCCATCATTCATTGCGACATAAAGCCTCATAATATTCTAATGGATGATTTTTGGACTGCTAAAATCTCCGATTTTGGATTGGCCAAACTACTAATGCCAGATCAAACCAAGACATTCACAATGGTTCGAGGTACTCGAGG GTACTTGGCACCCGAGTGGCAGAAAAACACCCCGATATCATTAAAGGTTGATATTTTCAGCTATGGGATCGTGTTGCTTGAAATAATATGTTGCAGAAAGAATTTGGAAGTACAAGTTGCGAATACAGAAGAGATTGTTCTTTCAAGTTGGGTTTACAAGTGCTATGAAAGAGGGCAATTGGATCTGCTTCTTGTTAATAATGAACAAGTGGAGAAACAGGCATTGGAGAGGTTTGTTAAAGTCGGACTTTGGTGCATTCAAGATGAACCTGCTCATCGTCCTTCTATCAAGTCTGTGTTGCTCATGTTAGAAGGGATCACAGATATTGCTGCTCCTCCTTGTCCGTTGTCTACTTG A